The following are encoded in a window of Verrucomicrobiia bacterium genomic DNA:
- a CDS encoding DUF1080 domain-containing protein, whose translation MLKSGIALLALALFTGCTTTAQDAGWVQLFNGRDLSGWTQKGGKALYTVEDGCIVGRTVLQSPNSFLCTEKDYDNFIFEMDFKVDPRLNSGVQFRSEAFNEEKQLEFNGRTIRIPAGRVHGYQCEIDPDMNRKRAWTAGIYDESRRLWLFPGSHGGRSNEFSLQGLKLFRPNDWNTMRIVANGPSIKTYLNNELRSEIEDFVTPKGFIALQVHSVANNPTNAGLEVRFKNVRLKALEPSQSEAKSAAMNELSQAEKRDGWRLLWDGKTADGWRAAKRETFPAKGWEIRDGILTVLESGGGESVSGGDIVTRDRYSDFELKVDFRITPGANSGIKYFCQPNLDPITGTGAKSATGSAIGLEYQILDDEQHPDAKQGRDGNRTLASLYDLKTASADKEFGGVGSWNTARIVVKGNHVEHWLNGTKVLELDRGTPEFRKLVEQSKYKTIPGFGEWPDGHILLQDHGNRVSFRNIKLRGQPVK comes from the coding sequence ATGCTGAAATCTGGAATCGCTTTGCTGGCGCTCGCGCTCTTCACTGGCTGCACCACAACCGCTCAGGATGCTGGCTGGGTTCAACTATTCAATGGTCGCGACCTCTCAGGCTGGACCCAGAAAGGCGGGAAGGCGCTCTACACCGTGGAGGATGGCTGTATCGTCGGCCGCACCGTTCTCCAGTCGCCAAACAGCTTTCTCTGCACGGAAAAGGATTACGACAACTTTATCTTTGAAATGGACTTCAAAGTGGACCCGCGCCTGAACTCCGGCGTGCAGTTCCGCAGCGAAGCGTTCAATGAGGAAAAGCAATTGGAATTCAACGGCCGCACCATCCGCATCCCCGCAGGCCGTGTGCACGGTTACCAGTGCGAGATCGATCCGGACATGAACCGAAAACGGGCGTGGACCGCCGGCATCTATGACGAATCGCGGCGGCTGTGGCTCTTTCCCGGCAGCCATGGCGGCCGAAGCAATGAGTTCAGCCTGCAAGGGCTTAAGCTGTTTCGCCCTAACGACTGGAATACCATGCGCATCGTCGCCAACGGCCCGTCGATCAAAACTTACCTGAACAACGAATTGCGCAGCGAGATCGAGGACTTTGTCACGCCCAAAGGCTTCATCGCCCTCCAGGTCCATAGCGTTGCGAACAACCCGACAAACGCAGGTCTGGAAGTCCGATTCAAGAATGTGCGACTCAAGGCGTTGGAACCTTCCCAGAGTGAGGCGAAGTCAGCTGCGATGAACGAGTTGAGCCAGGCGGAGAAGCGCGACGGCTGGCGGCTGTTGTGGGACGGCAAAACCGCCGACGGCTGGCGCGCAGCCAAACGTGAGACGTTCCCCGCCAAAGGGTGGGAAATTCGCGACGGCATCCTGACAGTCCTCGAAAGCGGTGGAGGCGAGTCCGTCAGCGGCGGCGATATCGTCACGCGCGATCGTTATTCCGATTTTGAATTGAAGGTGGATTTTCGCATCACGCCTGGTGCAAACAGCGGCATCAAATATTTCTGCCAGCCGAACCTCGATCCCATCACGGGCACGGGCGCCAAATCCGCGACGGGATCCGCAATCGGCCTGGAATACCAGATTCTGGATGACGAACAGCACCCCGATGCCAAACAGGGCCGTGACGGCAATCGGACGCTGGCCTCTCTTTACGACCTGAAAACCGCCTCAGCGGACAAGGAATTCGGCGGAGTCGGAAGCTGGAACACAGCCCGCATCGTGGTAAAGGGAAATCACGTTGAACATTGGCTGAACGGCACGAAAGTTCTCGAACTGGACCGGGGCACACCTGAGTTTCGCAAGCTAGTCGAGCAGAGCAAATACAAGACCATCCCGGGATTCGGAGAGTGGCCTGACGGGCATATCCTCCTCCAGGATCATGGCAACCGCGTGTCGTTCCGGAACATCAAGCTTCGTGGC
- a CDS encoding SMP-30/gluconolactonase/LRE family protein: MKTATIPALLALQTALTFSLMAQSANDESSVIAPGAKLEKLAAGFEFTEGPTSDKAGNVFFTDQPNNRIMKWSIEGKLSEFMKPAGRANGMFFSKTGDLLACADEKTELWSISPEGKHTVLAKEYQGKALNGPNDVWERPDGALYFTDPFYKRSWWDYNDAPQGTQQVFFLSADRKTLKRVTSDLSQPNGIIGAPDGKTLFVADIRARKTWAYDIQSDGELSNKRLRCEMGSDGMTLDTEGNLYLTGRGVIVFDREGKQVERIDVPEPWTANVSFGGTDHQTLFITASKGFYSIRLNHKGANASK, encoded by the coding sequence ATGAAAACCGCGACAATTCCTGCCTTGCTCGCACTGCAAACAGCCCTGACGTTTTCCCTCATGGCACAGAGCGCAAACGACGAGTCCTCCGTCATAGCCCCGGGCGCGAAACTGGAGAAGCTCGCGGCAGGTTTTGAATTCACGGAAGGGCCCACCTCCGACAAGGCCGGCAACGTGTTCTTCACGGACCAGCCGAACAACCGGATCATGAAGTGGAGCATCGAGGGGAAGTTGTCCGAATTCATGAAGCCTGCGGGACGCGCAAATGGAATGTTTTTCAGCAAGACAGGCGACTTGCTCGCGTGCGCCGATGAAAAAACGGAACTCTGGTCCATTTCACCCGAAGGGAAGCACACAGTTTTGGCAAAGGAATATCAAGGCAAGGCGCTGAACGGACCGAACGACGTCTGGGAACGTCCCGACGGCGCCCTGTATTTTACCGATCCGTTTTACAAGCGTTCCTGGTGGGACTACAACGATGCGCCGCAAGGAACGCAGCAGGTGTTTTTTCTGAGCGCAGACCGCAAGACGCTCAAGCGGGTGACGTCAGATCTGTCTCAACCCAACGGGATCATCGGCGCGCCCGATGGAAAGACACTCTTTGTTGCAGACATCCGCGCGCGCAAGACATGGGCCTATGACATCCAGTCGGACGGCGAATTGAGCAACAAACGTCTTCGATGCGAAATGGGATCCGACGGAATGACACTCGATACGGAAGGCAACTTGTACCTGACGGGCCGTGGCGTCATTGTATTCGACAGGGAAGGGAAGCAGGTCGAGCGAATCGATGTCCCTGAGCCGTGGACCGCAAACGTGAGCTTTGGTGGAACAGATCACCAGACATTGTTCATCACCGCGAGCAAGGGATTTTATTCGATTCGATTGAACCACAAGGGAGCCAACGCGTCGAAGTGA
- the argB gene encoding acetylglutamate kinase yields the protein MQDLIAKAATLMEALPYIQKFNGATFVVKYGGSFMDSPDAAVRDRVARDIVFLEAVEINPVVVHGGGKAITRAMEKAGLQANFIQGQRVTDEATVRIVDHVLSREINPEVVSTINSLQSVARGFAGPEIFRCRKLWLDDKDHPGQKLDIGYVGEVIGVNTAPLLECIANGITPVISPTALGEDGKIYNCNADVAAAQVALALKAKRLVFMSDVPGLLRDPRNPDSVIPHLKSAEVAELKRAGIVDKGMIPKVDSAVAALTAGVEKVSFVDGRVPHSVLMEIFTDEGVGTEVVL from the coding sequence ATGCAAGACCTGATCGCAAAGGCGGCGACGCTCATGGAAGCGTTGCCATACATCCAGAAATTCAACGGCGCCACGTTCGTGGTGAAATACGGGGGTTCATTCATGGACTCTCCCGATGCTGCCGTACGGGATCGCGTCGCACGGGACATCGTCTTTCTTGAAGCGGTGGAGATCAACCCGGTGGTGGTGCATGGCGGCGGAAAGGCCATTACGCGCGCCATGGAAAAGGCGGGGCTGCAGGCGAACTTCATCCAGGGGCAGCGCGTCACCGATGAAGCCACTGTGCGGATTGTTGATCACGTTCTTTCCCGCGAAATCAATCCCGAGGTGGTTTCCACGATCAATTCGCTTCAAAGCGTTGCGCGAGGTTTTGCAGGTCCCGAAATTTTTCGATGCCGCAAGCTCTGGCTCGACGACAAGGATCATCCCGGACAGAAACTCGACATCGGTTATGTTGGCGAGGTGATCGGCGTCAACACAGCGCCGTTGCTGGAATGCATTGCCAATGGCATCACGCCCGTGATCAGCCCGACGGCGCTTGGTGAGGATGGAAAAATCTACAATTGCAACGCCGATGTCGCAGCCGCCCAGGTGGCGCTCGCGCTGAAGGCGAAACGGCTGGTGTTCATGAGCGACGTTCCAGGGTTGCTCCGTGATCCGCGCAATCCCGACTCCGTCATTCCGCATCTCAAGTCAGCCGAAGTCGCGGAACTGAAGCGCGCCGGGATCGTTGACAAGGGCATGATCCCGAAGGTGGACAGCGCGGTGGCGGCGCTTACTGCCGGGGTGGAAAAGGTCTCGTTTGTCGACGGCCGCGTGCCGCACTCCGTCCTCATGGAGATCTTCACGGACGAGGGAGTCGGCACGGAGGTCGTGCTCTGA
- a CDS encoding DUF1080 domain-containing protein, which translates to MTRYICNAIPGCIALVLCAASSVSAAENWIPLFNGKDLSGWTPKFKGNPPGENYKNTFRVEDGVLKVSYSEYARFAGEFGHLFWKEKLSNYRLRVEYRFVGDQSSGGASWAFRNNGVMIHSEPADSMELNQEFPTSLEVQFLGGTGTPRSTANLCTPGTHVVMDGKLITTHCTNSKSKTYDGDQWVTVEIEVRADKIRHLIDGEAVMSYSEPQLDTNDAHSKKLLEKGTPKMLNSGYIAIQAETHPTEFRKIELLKLD; encoded by the coding sequence ATGACTCGTTACATCTGCAACGCAATTCCCGGATGCATTGCGCTGGTGCTCTGCGCGGCGTCATCCGTTTCAGCTGCCGAGAATTGGATACCGCTGTTCAACGGCAAGGATCTGAGCGGCTGGACGCCGAAGTTCAAAGGCAATCCGCCGGGCGAAAATTATAAGAACACATTTCGTGTAGAGGACGGGGTTCTGAAAGTGAGTTACAGCGAATACGCGCGTTTTGCGGGAGAGTTCGGTCACCTGTTCTGGAAGGAGAAGCTTTCGAATTATCGGCTGCGCGTCGAATACCGATTCGTCGGGGACCAAAGCAGCGGCGGCGCCAGCTGGGCGTTCCGCAACAATGGCGTGATGATTCATTCCGAGCCTGCCGACAGCATGGAGTTGAACCAGGAATTTCCCACTTCGCTTGAAGTTCAGTTCCTGGGCGGCACCGGCACCCCGCGATCGACCGCAAATCTCTGCACGCCGGGCACACACGTCGTCATGGACGGGAAACTGATCACGACGCATTGCACGAATTCGAAATCCAAAACCTACGACGGCGATCAGTGGGTCACCGTCGAAATCGAAGTGCGTGCCGATAAAATCCGCCATCTGATCGACGGTGAAGCTGTGATGAGTTACAGCGAGCCACAGCTGGACACCAACGACGCGCACTCAAAAAAGCTGCTGGAGAAGGGAACTCCCAAGATGCTCAATAGCGGTTACATCGCCATCCAGGCGGAAACGCATCCCACCGAATTTCGTAAGATCGAACTCCTAAAGCTCGACTAG
- the proB gene encoding glutamate 5-kinase, translating into MRSKWLNDLTRIVVKLGTGVLTDSRKQLDLAQMEQLVAQLAAQRSAGREIVLVTSGAVGAGMGALGYSTRPAELAEKQACAAVGQSRLMAVYEQLFAKHGLVVAQVLLTHEDLEHHERHLNARNTLVTLLSRGVVPIINENDAVSITELKFGDNDRLSALVASLLPADLLIILTTVDGVIEHFGQPDARRISQVDQIDAAIEAMAGGTESVTAVGGMKSKIDAAKVVVRSGIPLVIASGRNENVLASVLAGEDEGTLFVAHALRLQGRKRWIAFFHYPKGALFVDEGAKKALREGGKSLLPPGVARCDGDFEAGEVVRICDLDGTEFARGLVGYRANDIRSRQLQRVEVVHRDNLVIL; encoded by the coding sequence ATGCGGAGCAAGTGGCTCAATGATCTCACACGCATCGTGGTCAAGCTCGGAACCGGCGTTTTAACCGACAGCCGGAAGCAGCTCGACCTGGCGCAAATGGAACAACTGGTGGCGCAGCTCGCCGCGCAGCGGAGCGCCGGCCGTGAGATCGTCCTCGTGACTTCGGGCGCCGTTGGCGCAGGAATGGGAGCGCTCGGCTATAGCACGCGTCCCGCTGAGCTCGCCGAAAAACAGGCATGCGCCGCAGTCGGGCAATCGCGCTTGATGGCAGTTTACGAGCAGCTCTTCGCGAAGCACGGACTTGTCGTGGCCCAGGTGCTCCTGACGCATGAGGATCTGGAGCATCACGAAAGGCACTTGAACGCGCGCAATACGCTCGTAACTCTTCTCAGCCGCGGAGTGGTTCCCATCATCAACGAGAATGATGCGGTATCCATCACTGAACTGAAGTTCGGAGACAATGACCGGCTGTCGGCACTCGTTGCATCGCTGCTTCCCGCCGACCTGCTCATCATCCTCACCACGGTTGACGGCGTCATTGAACATTTCGGACAACCCGATGCGCGGCGCATTTCACAAGTGGACCAGATTGACGCGGCGATCGAAGCGATGGCTGGCGGAACCGAAAGCGTCACTGCTGTTGGTGGAATGAAATCGAAAATCGACGCTGCAAAAGTTGTGGTGCGCTCCGGGATTCCACTCGTGATCGCGTCCGGAAGAAACGAAAATGTCCTGGCATCCGTGCTCGCGGGCGAGGATGAAGGGACATTGTTTGTTGCGCACGCGCTGCGGCTGCAGGGTCGAAAACGCTGGATCGCATTTTTCCACTATCCCAAGGGAGCGCTCTTTGTGGATGAAGGCGCCAAGAAAGCTTTGCGTGAAGGCGGAAAAAGCCTCCTGCCGCCAGGCGTGGCCCGCTGCGATGGTGATTTCGAGGCGGGTGAAGTTGTACGCATCTGCGATCTCGACGGAACCGAATTCGCACGCGGGCTCGTTGGATATCGCGCAAACGACATCCGCTCCCGCCAGTTGCAGCGCGTTGAAGTCGTGCATCGTGATAACCTGGTGATTCTCTGA
- a CDS encoding MazG family protein, which yields MKKNSAIQELLKVMARLRSRTGCPWDREQDHRSIRWHAVEEVYELIDAIEAGDDHELEEELGDLLLQVVFHCQLAKERKAFDFDRVTRGITEKLVRRHPHVFGGAKVKDVDQVWANWEKIKRAEKQGTRHARASALDGIPKHLPALLRAEKLVKKARKAGLLQHGKPAASGKRSDMGRQLFDLVRHAQQNGWSAEALLRVETRRQEKRLRRAERSGT from the coding sequence GTGAAAAAGAATTCCGCCATCCAGGAGTTGCTCAAGGTCATGGCCCGGCTTCGTTCCAGGACCGGCTGTCCGTGGGATCGCGAGCAGGACCATCGTTCCATCCGCTGGCACGCGGTCGAGGAGGTTTATGAACTGATCGATGCCATCGAAGCGGGCGACGATCACGAGCTGGAGGAGGAGTTGGGCGACTTGTTGTTGCAGGTGGTGTTTCATTGCCAGCTGGCAAAGGAGCGCAAGGCGTTTGATTTCGACCGAGTGACCCGCGGCATCACGGAGAAACTCGTACGTCGGCATCCCCACGTTTTCGGCGGCGCGAAGGTGAAGGACGTCGATCAGGTATGGGCGAACTGGGAGAAGATCAAGCGGGCGGAGAAACAGGGAACCCGGCATGCCCGGGCGTCCGCTTTGGACGGAATTCCAAAACATCTCCCGGCGCTGCTGCGCGCGGAAAAGCTGGTGAAGAAAGCGCGAAAGGCTGGATTGCTGCAGCATGGAAAACCCGCCGCATCCGGAAAGCGCAGTGATATGGGGCGCCAGCTGTTCGACCTGGTCCGGCATGCGCAACAGAATGGCTGGTCGGCGGAAGCGTTGCTTCGGGTCGAGACGCGGCGGCAGGAAAAGAGGCTTCGGCGCGCAGAACGAAGCGGCACTTAA
- the ruvC gene encoding crossover junction endodeoxyribonuclease RuvC — MGITPQQLKQMEGRLRRPARAAADRLPLLNPTPHLTILGVDPSLRGTGYGIIRNGRPHPEVMVHGTIICPAHWEHSRCLARISEVLRDVVKQHQPTACVIEGIFFAQNLRTAIIMGEARGAAIAAIAEAGLEIFEMATRKVKQAIVGYGGAQKLAVAKMVQRLLNLAELPAPDAADALALALAHAQETRRFNLVPAKRI, encoded by the coding sequence GTGGGCATAACGCCTCAGCAACTCAAGCAAATGGAGGGGCGGCTTCGCCGTCCGGCACGCGCGGCCGCCGATCGGCTGCCGCTGCTGAATCCAACGCCGCACCTGACAATTCTGGGTGTGGATCCTTCATTGCGCGGCACGGGATACGGCATCATTCGCAACGGCCGGCCGCATCCTGAAGTAATGGTCCATGGAACAATCATCTGCCCCGCACACTGGGAGCATTCCCGTTGCCTGGCTCGCATATCGGAGGTGTTGCGGGATGTCGTCAAACAGCATCAGCCCACCGCCTGCGTGATCGAGGGCATCTTCTTCGCCCAAAACCTCCGGACAGCAATTATCATGGGGGAAGCGCGGGGCGCGGCAATCGCCGCAATTGCCGAGGCGGGATTGGAGATATTTGAAATGGCGACGCGCAAGGTGAAGCAGGCGATCGTGGGATACGGCGGCGCCCAGAAACTGGCTGTCGCGAAAATGGTGCAACGACTATTGAACCTCGCGGAATTGCCAGCGCCAGACGCTGCCGACGCTCTTGCGCTGGCTCTGGCTCATGCCCAGGAAACCCGGCGTTTCAATCTCGTTCCTGCAAAACGAATTTAG
- the ruvA gene encoding Holliday junction branch migration protein RuvA, with translation MITFLHGKLVDALPTQAIVNVGGVGYEVLIPLSSFDKLPQPGQDVHVLTQLIVREDAHVLYGFMTTAERDMFRLLINTVSGIGPKIALNILSGISVTAFRGAVANSDVKALSQISGVGKKTAERIVVELRDKVGAAGAWEAASAQRSLSPSDQKVNDAALALMALGFKQVDAHEAARASQVLLGETATVEDLVRACLKKGA, from the coding sequence ATGATCACGTTTCTTCACGGAAAGCTCGTCGATGCCTTGCCTACGCAGGCGATTGTGAATGTTGGAGGCGTTGGCTACGAGGTGCTGATCCCGTTGTCATCCTTCGATAAATTGCCGCAGCCTGGACAGGATGTGCATGTGCTGACGCAACTCATCGTGCGCGAGGATGCCCATGTGCTCTACGGCTTCATGACAACTGCGGAGCGCGATATGTTCCGGCTGCTCATCAACACGGTGAGCGGCATTGGCCCGAAGATCGCCTTGAACATTCTCAGCGGCATCAGCGTAACTGCATTCCGTGGCGCAGTGGCAAACAGCGATGTGAAGGCGCTCTCGCAGATTTCTGGCGTGGGAAAGAAAACAGCGGAGCGTATTGTCGTCGAACTCCGCGACAAGGTGGGAGCCGCTGGAGCCTGGGAAGCCGCCAGCGCGCAGCGGTCGCTTTCGCCATCGGACCAGAAGGTTAACGATGCCGCGCTCGCGCTCATGGCTTTGGGTTTTAAGCAGGTGGATGCGCACGAAGCAGCGCGTGCTTCGCAGGTGCTGCTGGGTGAAACAGCGACGGTCGAGGATCTCGTGAGGGCGTGTCTGAAAAAGGGAGCATGA
- a CDS encoding lysophospholipid acyltransferase family protein, which translates to MIAVEDSQPRSQKPPRPARPSGIVVPHQPTFLQRLGAWIVCVAIRVVSATLRYRWNDPSGRFVNPPSTRSIFALWHNRLVLCPEAHRLYRKRNGGLPTAALVSASKDGGFLAAVLEHFRIQPVRGSSSRRGARALLELTKWAKQGYSLAITPDGPRGPCYVVQEGIVSLAQLTGLPIVPFSYNVRWKIRLNSWDRFVIPLPFSECDMNVGVPIHVPRDASQEQRAAFREQLQSALMELTCD; encoded by the coding sequence ATGATTGCTGTGGAAGACTCCCAGCCGCGCAGCCAAAAGCCCCCGCGTCCTGCGCGTCCCTCCGGAATTGTGGTGCCGCACCAGCCCACGTTTCTGCAGCGGCTCGGCGCATGGATCGTCTGCGTCGCAATCAGGGTCGTATCGGCGACGCTGCGTTATCGATGGAATGATCCATCGGGCCGATTCGTGAATCCGCCGTCCACACGGTCCATCTTCGCGCTCTGGCACAATCGGCTGGTCCTGTGTCCCGAGGCGCATCGCCTCTATCGGAAGCGCAATGGCGGCCTGCCCACTGCGGCACTCGTCAGCGCCAGCAAAGACGGCGGTTTCCTGGCAGCTGTGCTGGAACATTTTCGTATCCAGCCTGTGCGCGGTTCGTCGAGCCGCCGCGGAGCGCGTGCTCTCCTGGAACTCACCAAGTGGGCCAAGCAGGGTTATTCGCTTGCGATCACGCCGGACGGTCCGCGCGGACCGTGCTACGTCGTGCAGGAAGGCATCGTTTCGCTCGCCCAGCTCACAGGGCTGCCGATCGTTCCGTTCTCGTATAACGTTCGCTGGAAGATCCGTTTGAACAGCTGGGACCGTTTCGTTATCCCGCTTCCGTTCTCCGAATGCGACATGAACGTCGGCGTTCCAATCCATGTTCCGCGCGATGCCAGCCAAGAACAGCGCGCCGCATTTCGCGAGCAGCTTCAATCGGCCTTGATGGAATTGACGTGCGACTAG